One genomic segment of Thermostichus vulcanus str. 'Rupite' includes these proteins:
- a CDS encoding Uma2 family endonuclease — MYDLPSESPEDPGLPDEFHLWQPQQLLSKTFRPKTYPLEHVFTASDLNLYYDSQRTHLYRRPDWFAVVGVPRLLDKGRLSYVVWQEGRSPIVVVELLSLSPIEWDQGRDKRGGDIPSKWEVCESLLRVPYYVLFDRLAASFQLFRLEGASYRPLNEPTLWIPTLEIGLGLWQGSFEGVERLWLRWFDETGWIPTPEEEANERAIQAEQKATRLAEQLRALGVDPAEA, encoded by the coding sequence ATGTATGATCTGCCCAGTGAGTCTCCAGAGGATCCGGGTTTGCCAGATGAGTTTCACCTATGGCAGCCGCAACAACTGCTGTCTAAGACCTTTCGCCCCAAGACCTACCCCCTGGAACACGTTTTTACTGCTTCCGACCTGAATCTTTACTACGACTCGCAGCGGACTCACCTGTATAGGCGTCCCGACTGGTTTGCGGTTGTGGGGGTACCCCGACTTTTGGATAAGGGCCGACTCAGTTATGTCGTTTGGCAAGAAGGTCGCTCCCCGATTGTTGTGGTGGAACTGCTCTCTCTGAGCCCGATTGAGTGGGATCAAGGACGTGACAAGCGGGGCGGGGACATTCCCAGCAAGTGGGAGGTGTGCGAGAGCCTACTGCGGGTGCCCTATTATGTGCTCTTTGACCGGTTAGCGGCATCTTTTCAACTGTTTCGCCTGGAGGGGGCCTCCTACCGACCCCTGAACGAACCAACTCTCTGGATCCCAACCTTGGAAATTGGCCTGGGGTTGTGGCAGGGATCCTTCGAGGGAGTAGAGCGCCTCTGGCTACGGTGGTTCGACGAAACGGGATGGATCCCGACGCCAGAAGAGGAAGCAAACGAACGGGCAATACAGGCTGAGCAGAAGGCGACACGACTGGCAGAGCAGCTACGGGCACTGGGGGTAGATCCCGCAGAGGCTTAG
- a CDS encoding heavy metal translocating P-type ATPase, whose product MKDSTMPILDAVAQVGDPVGQGQTLAGSLLLEVGGMSCAGCVRAVEQELLKQPGVVKASVNLVTGSALVEFAAGIEPNPEHLAEILTEAGFPSHYRQDGEVLSTAGSEALGADVDALVRVSGTEHFASADPVAKQRQQTQQQIRQALTAAFLLVLSAAGHLNLFTRLGLPILNDVWLHWGLATLTFVGPARSLVLDGWKAARRLAPNMNTLVTLGSGSAYVASLVGLLAPQVGWECFFDEPVMLLSFILLGRALEQHSRLRAASSLQALVNLRPSVARRVQGSEAELAHCSSLAEGALDFGLQVEEGCPIEQVRVGDYLQVRAGERIPVDGEVIAGQATVNEAMLTGESLPVLKQPGDAVVAGTLNQSGVLICRATRTGKETTLAQIIHLVEAAQARKAPIQGIADAVAGYFTYGVVTLALLTFGFWYWVGIPLWGSDWLTGHSLHMHLLASDHVPHPTPLLNSLKLAIAVLVVACPCALGLATPTAILVGTGLGAERGLLIRGGDVLEKAHHLQSLVFDKTGTLTQGDPRLTDCISLEGSLDSARLLQLAATVESGTHHPLAEAILRAAREQGLPLFSATAFQTEPGLGVAAQVEGQRVILGSLHWLADLGIPIAPEAQAQIEALVGAGKTVVGVAVQGSLVGLMAAQDPLRPDARATLQQLQKMGLQVMLLTGDRAEVAEQVVQSLELPGIRVIAEVHPGAKAQVIRDLQAQGLRVGMVGDGINDAPALAQADVGISLHSATDVAIETADIILMRNRLWDVVEAIRLSSATFRKIRQNLIWAFGYNLLGIPVAAGALLPSFGLLLSPAMAGGLMAFSSVSVVLNSLLLRRTFSESKPHS is encoded by the coding sequence ATGAAAGATAGCACGATGCCCATTCTTGATGCAGTGGCCCAGGTCGGGGATCCGGTTGGTCAGGGTCAAACTTTGGCGGGATCCCTTTTGCTCGAGGTGGGGGGCATGAGTTGCGCCGGTTGTGTTCGCGCCGTCGAGCAGGAATTGCTGAAGCAGCCGGGGGTGGTCAAGGCCAGCGTGAATCTGGTCACTGGGTCAGCCTTGGTGGAGTTTGCCGCAGGCATTGAACCTAACCCGGAGCATTTGGCGGAGATTTTGACCGAGGCGGGTTTCCCCAGTCACTACCGCCAGGATGGGGAGGTTCTCTCCACAGCCGGTTCAGAAGCGTTGGGAGCAGATGTTGATGCCCTCGTTCGCGTTAGCGGGACCGAGCACTTTGCCTCTGCCGACCCGGTCGCTAAGCAACGACAGCAGACCCAACAGCAGATTCGCCAAGCGCTCACTGCCGCTTTTTTGCTCGTGCTCTCTGCGGCTGGACACCTCAACCTATTTACCCGCCTGGGTTTGCCGATCCTGAACGATGTCTGGTTGCACTGGGGATTGGCAACTTTGACTTTTGTTGGGCCGGCCCGGAGCCTTGTCCTGGATGGCTGGAAAGCGGCACGACGACTGGCCCCCAATATGAACACCTTGGTGACCCTCGGCTCCGGCTCTGCCTATGTCGCCAGTTTGGTGGGGCTCTTGGCGCCACAGGTGGGGTGGGAATGTTTTTTTGATGAGCCGGTGATGTTGCTCAGCTTCATTTTGTTGGGGCGAGCCCTGGAACAACATAGCCGCCTACGGGCTGCCAGCAGTTTACAGGCGCTGGTAAACTTGCGCCCCAGCGTGGCCCGGCGCGTCCAGGGATCCGAAGCAGAACTGGCTCATTGTTCCAGTCTGGCGGAAGGTGCCCTAGACTTTGGGTTGCAAGTTGAGGAAGGGTGCCCCATTGAGCAGGTGCGGGTAGGGGATTACTTGCAGGTACGGGCTGGAGAGCGCATCCCAGTAGATGGGGAAGTCATCGCCGGGCAGGCCACGGTTAACGAAGCGATGTTGACGGGAGAATCCTTGCCGGTACTGAAACAACCTGGAGATGCCGTCGTAGCCGGGACATTGAACCAATCGGGGGTGCTGATTTGTCGTGCCACCCGCACCGGGAAAGAGACTACGCTCGCTCAAATCATCCACTTAGTCGAAGCAGCCCAAGCCCGCAAAGCTCCCATCCAAGGCATTGCCGATGCTGTGGCGGGTTATTTTACCTATGGGGTGGTGACGCTGGCCCTGCTCACTTTTGGGTTTTGGTACTGGGTCGGGATCCCTCTTTGGGGTAGCGATTGGCTGACGGGGCACAGTCTGCACATGCACCTGCTGGCCAGTGACCATGTTCCTCACCCTACTCCTCTGCTGAACAGCCTCAAGTTGGCGATCGCGGTTTTGGTGGTGGCCTGTCCTTGTGCCTTGGGATTGGCCACACCGACGGCAATTTTGGTGGGTACGGGCCTAGGGGCGGAACGGGGCCTGTTGATCCGAGGGGGAGATGTTTTGGAAAAGGCCCATCACTTGCAATCCCTGGTGTTCGACAAAACCGGCACCCTCACCCAAGGGGATCCCCGCCTGACGGATTGCATCAGCCTGGAGGGATCCCTGGATTCAGCCCGACTGCTGCAACTGGCTGCCACGGTAGAAAGTGGAACTCACCATCCTTTGGCAGAAGCCATTTTACGGGCAGCCCGCGAGCAAGGGTTGCCGCTGTTTTCGGCCACCGCCTTTCAAACGGAGCCAGGGTTGGGGGTTGCCGCTCAGGTGGAGGGGCAACGGGTGATCTTGGGATCCCTCCATTGGTTAGCCGATTTGGGGATCCCGATTGCTCCAGAGGCGCAAGCCCAGATTGAGGCTCTGGTGGGGGCAGGCAAAACGGTGGTGGGAGTGGCGGTGCAGGGATCCCTGGTGGGGCTGATGGCAGCTCAGGATCCGCTGCGTCCTGACGCTCGGGCCACGCTGCAACAACTGCAAAAGATGGGTTTGCAGGTGATGCTCCTAACCGGCGACCGGGCTGAGGTGGCCGAACAGGTGGTCCAAAGCCTGGAATTGCCAGGGATCCGGGTGATTGCTGAGGTTCATCCGGGCGCCAAGGCTCAGGTGATCCGGGACTTGCAGGCTCAGGGGCTGCGGGTCGGCATGGTGGGGGATGGGATCAACGATGCGCCGGCGCTGGCACAAGCGGATGTGGGCATTTCCCTCCATTCGGCTACGGATGTGGCGATTGAAACGGCTGATATCATCCTGATGCGCAACCGCCTTTGGGATGTGGTGGAGGCGATTCGACTCAGCTCAGCTACCTTCCGCAAAATTCGCCAGAACCTGATTTGGGCCTTCGGGTATAACCTGTTGGGGATCCCTGTGGCGGCAGGGGCACTTTTGCCCTCGTTCGGACTTTTGCTCAGCCCGGCCATGGCCGGTGGGTTGATGGCCTTTAGTTCTGTCAGTGTTGTTTTGAATTCACTGTTGCTGCGCCGGACTTTTTCAGAAAGTAAGCCCCATTCTTAG
- the pyrE gene encoding orotate phosphoribosyltransferase, producing MLILDCSPLTLSADEAREKLLYLLTQLAYREGSFTLTSGRYSDYYINCKPVTLHPQGAYLVGSLLHGLLPPEAEAVAGMTLGADPIVTAVSLASLQRQPANLPALIVRKQAKGHGTQAWLEGPQLSPGTRVWILEDVVTTGGSALQAVERVQEAGYRAEGILTLVDRLEGAEACYQEAGIPFRRLLTIEDIRAYYRARHTPER from the coding sequence GTGCTGATTTTGGATTGCTCTCCCCTGACCCTTTCTGCGGATGAAGCGCGGGAGAAATTGCTGTACCTGCTCACCCAACTGGCTTACCGCGAGGGATCCTTCACCCTCACCTCCGGGCGATACAGCGACTACTACATCAACTGCAAACCCGTCACCCTCCACCCGCAAGGGGCCTATCTGGTGGGATCCCTGTTGCACGGGCTGTTGCCCCCCGAAGCCGAAGCGGTTGCCGGGATGACCTTGGGGGCCGATCCGATTGTGACAGCAGTGAGTTTGGCCTCTTTACAGCGGCAGCCGGCCAATTTACCTGCATTGATCGTGCGCAAGCAAGCCAAGGGCCACGGTACCCAAGCCTGGCTAGAGGGGCCGCAACTGTCTCCAGGAACTCGCGTTTGGATTTTGGAAGATGTGGTCACCACCGGTGGGTCGGCCCTCCAGGCGGTGGAGCGGGTGCAGGAAGCGGGGTATCGGGCGGAAGGGATCCTCACCTTGGTGGATCGACTGGAGGGGGCGGAGGCTTGCTACCAAGAGGCCGGGATCCCGTTTCGGCGGCTCCTGACCATCGAGGACATTCGCGCCTATTACCGGGCTCGGCACACCCCGGAGCGTTGA
- a CDS encoding electron transfer flavoprotein subunit alpha/FixB family protein: MVQKRVLIFAEQVNGELQPIGLELLGSGRLLADKLGATLSALVLGSNIAHLASTLIGHGADEVFVADHPELAQYRTLPYRRVMTDLIKSWPEPPHTILLGSTTTGRDLAPRLAAHLETGLTADCTDLDIGPFEYSNSKDPSKSGLFRDCLYAIRPSFGESLKARILGPWKNPQMATVRPGVMVPLPWDGSRRGEVFQVPVQLDPSDLSLQIVETVRNLSQTTDLTRAEVIVSGGYGLGSPEGFELMQQLAACFPNSAVGSSRKAVDSGWIPYAHQVGQTGKTVRPQIYIACGISGAIQHRVGMDKSRTIIAINKDSSAPIFKFAHYGIVGDLYQVVPEMIRQLQQNQSQPQAHPTERIPVLQGH; encoded by the coding sequence ATGGTTCAGAAGCGGGTTTTGATCTTCGCCGAGCAGGTGAATGGGGAATTGCAGCCGATTGGCCTGGAGCTGTTGGGCTCGGGGCGTTTGCTGGCTGATAAATTGGGGGCCACTCTGAGTGCGCTGGTTCTGGGATCCAATATTGCCCACTTGGCGTCAACCCTGATTGGCCATGGAGCCGACGAAGTGTTTGTGGCAGATCACCCCGAACTGGCTCAATACCGCACTTTGCCCTATCGTCGGGTGATGACCGACTTGATCAAAAGCTGGCCAGAGCCTCCCCACACCATCCTGCTGGGATCCACCACCACCGGTCGGGACTTGGCCCCACGTTTGGCGGCCCATCTGGAAACCGGGCTGACAGCCGATTGCACCGATCTGGATATTGGCCCCTTCGAGTACTCCAACAGCAAAGACCCGAGTAAATCTGGTCTCTTCCGCGACTGTTTGTATGCGATTCGGCCTAGCTTTGGGGAATCCCTGAAGGCCCGTATTCTCGGTCCTTGGAAAAACCCACAAATGGCGACGGTACGTCCGGGGGTAATGGTGCCGCTGCCTTGGGATGGATCCCGTCGAGGCGAGGTCTTCCAGGTACCGGTTCAATTGGATCCCAGCGATTTGAGTTTGCAGATTGTCGAGACGGTGCGCAATCTTTCCCAGACAACTGATCTGACGCGGGCGGAGGTGATTGTTTCCGGGGGCTATGGGTTGGGTTCGCCAGAAGGGTTTGAGTTGATGCAGCAGCTGGCAGCTTGTTTTCCCAACAGCGCCGTCGGTTCCTCCCGCAAGGCGGTGGATTCTGGTTGGATCCCTTATGCCCATCAAGTGGGTCAAACCGGCAAAACCGTGCGCCCACAAATCTATATTGCGTGCGGTATTTCTGGGGCGATTCAACACCGTGTCGGCATGGATAAATCTCGAACCATCATCGCCATTAACAAAGACAGTTCCGCCCCCATCTTCAAATTTGCCCATTACGGCATCGTCGGGGATCTCTATCAGGTGGTACCGGAGATGATCCGGCAACTGCAACAGAACCAATCCCAGCCTCAAGCTCACCCCACTGAGCGGATCCCAGTTTTGCAAGGGCACTGA
- a CDS encoding electron transfer flavoprotein subunit beta/FixA family protein — protein sequence MESFVLIKQVPDQSSKAGINSDGTIDRAKAKRMLNPFDRYALEAALQTKRQHGARVTAITMGPPPAIEVLYEAIAHGVDRGFLMTDRRLAASDTLATAYTLAQTVRYAGSPDLIFCGLQTTDGDTAQVGPQLAERLGIPQVTYCEAFEIRDGILLARRAIEGGSQTVTVPLPVLVTVANSAQRLAYPTLRGAQRVQRLMRDEAARAEVIQIINLDDVGADPERCGLKGSPTIVAATEKVGEIGGNCQIFQGQSVPSLVKSLTEAASISSYVGAR from the coding sequence TTGGAAAGTTTTGTTCTGATCAAGCAAGTTCCGGATCAAAGCTCGAAAGCGGGCATCAACAGCGATGGCACCATTGACCGGGCTAAAGCCAAGCGCATGCTCAACCCCTTTGATCGCTATGCCCTAGAAGCGGCCTTACAAACCAAACGACAACACGGGGCGAGGGTCACAGCCATCACCATGGGGCCACCACCGGCGATAGAGGTTCTCTACGAAGCCATTGCCCATGGGGTAGATCGGGGCTTTTTGATGACGGATCGCCGCCTGGCGGCTTCGGACACCTTGGCTACTGCCTATACCCTGGCGCAAACGGTGCGTTACGCGGGCTCCCCGGACTTGATCTTCTGTGGCTTACAGACCACCGACGGCGACACGGCCCAAGTGGGGCCCCAACTGGCGGAACGATTAGGGATCCCGCAGGTCACCTATTGCGAAGCCTTCGAGATTCGGGATGGCATTCTCCTGGCGCGGCGAGCCATTGAAGGGGGATCCCAAACCGTGACTGTCCCCTTGCCGGTTCTGGTAACGGTTGCCAATTCTGCCCAACGCTTGGCCTACCCAACCCTGCGAGGTGCCCAACGGGTGCAACGCCTGATGCGGGATGAAGCGGCGCGGGCTGAGGTGATTCAAATCATTAACTTGGACGATGTGGGCGCAGATCCGGAACGCTGTGGTCTGAAGGGATCCCCGACCATCGTGGCCGCTACTGAAAAAGTGGGGGAAATTGGCGGCAATTGCCAAATCTTTCAGGGACAGTCGGTACCCAGCTTGGTGAAAAGCCTGACGGAGGCTGCCTCGATCTCTAGCTATGTGGGAGCAAGATAG
- a CDS encoding D-alanyl-D-alanine carboxypeptidase — protein sequence MLLPILQGLPPRRSLWAGIPLACSLALGACWTNRTGVEAPPPTQAVQAGSPTSAQNPFPPIPTPPPPLPSPTGTPGVPPWWPRSQAQVWEYSPYAVVLSGFLQGLAAQGGSLSQQGILLWTPEGDLLAEHLLDQPLPVGALDQLAISLMALETWGYDHRFETQFLTTGRLVENRLVGDLIVVGSGDPYFKEADVQALARHLRNYDIRQIDGDVKVLPSFRLLGQPDPLASGRRLVTLLQEGDQPIAVTGAVSTVQQVPSGTHTLAVYTSMRLGSLLQILNGNDDPALQGAEHPRAMAETLLAQLGGKAALLEYLQNRLVAHPVSYMDAAMTPEAGDIRLEQGSQELHLSPRALAHLWEYLIDFTGGDPTRILPMAGIGHSTLRVRTLPLGTFAQVGFVVDRTPHGAEHHRLMVMGQLPDGTHFVLLNHGPDLDLLRQQQDQFLHDVLAINEPSRH from the coding sequence ATGCTGCTGCCTATCCTCCAGGGGTTACCTCCCCGTCGTTCCCTTTGGGCCGGGATCCCGTTGGCTTGTTCCTTGGCCTTGGGGGCCTGCTGGACAAACCGCACAGGAGTCGAAGCGCCTCCGCCAACCCAGGCTGTACAAGCCGGATCTCCGACATCCGCCCAAAATCCTTTCCCGCCCATTCCCACCCCACCGCCGCCACTGCCTTCTCCTACAGGTACGCCGGGTGTACCGCCCTGGTGGCCTCGTTCTCAGGCCCAGGTTTGGGAGTACTCCCCTTATGCGGTGGTGCTATCCGGCTTTTTGCAGGGGTTAGCGGCCCAAGGCGGGTCTCTTTCCCAACAGGGGATCCTGCTGTGGACACCGGAAGGGGATCTGTTGGCGGAGCATTTGCTGGATCAGCCCTTGCCAGTGGGGGCATTGGATCAATTGGCGATCAGTCTGATGGCTCTCGAGACTTGGGGCTACGACCACCGCTTTGAAACCCAGTTTTTGACCACGGGCCGTCTGGTGGAGAATCGCTTGGTGGGGGATTTAATCGTCGTTGGCAGCGGGGATCCCTACTTCAAGGAGGCCGATGTTCAAGCGTTGGCCCGTCATTTGCGCAATTACGATATTCGCCAGATCGACGGGGATGTGAAGGTGTTGCCCTCCTTCCGTCTTTTGGGCCAGCCAGATCCCTTGGCCAGTGGTCGCCGATTGGTCACTCTGTTACAAGAGGGGGATCAGCCAATTGCCGTTACTGGCGCTGTTTCCACCGTGCAGCAAGTGCCTTCCGGTACCCATACCCTGGCTGTCTACACCTCGATGCGCCTGGGATCCCTGCTGCAAATCCTAAATGGCAACGATGATCCTGCTCTGCAGGGCGCGGAGCACCCTCGGGCGATGGCGGAAACCCTGTTGGCCCAGTTGGGGGGTAAAGCCGCTTTGCTGGAGTACCTACAGAATCGCTTGGTTGCCCACCCAGTCTCTTACATGGATGCGGCTATGACTCCTGAGGCAGGGGATATTCGCCTTGAGCAAGGGAGTCAAGAGCTGCACCTCTCCCCACGCGCCCTTGCCCATCTTTGGGAATATCTGATTGATTTTACAGGCGGAGATCCGACTCGGATTTTGCCCATGGCCGGCATTGGCCACAGCACCCTGCGGGTGCGCACCTTGCCTCTCGGCACTTTTGCTCAAGTGGGATTCGTAGTCGATCGTACTCCACACGGTGCGGAGCACCATCGGCTGATGGTAATGGGGCAGTTGCCGGATGGCACCCACTTTGTTTTGCTCAACCACGGGCCAGACCTGGACCTTTTGCGCCAGCAACAGGATCAATTCCTGCACGATGTGTTGGCAATTAACGAGCCTTCCCGCCATTGA
- a CDS encoding MarR family winged helix-turn-helix transcriptional regulator, which yields MVKSEKQAFLERWHDILAPNSLGYRIRLLSQLVRRQFQSHLEPFGLTPSHWVVLCCLWEEDGIPTSTICERLQQLGGTMTGVLDGMEKRDLIRRQRDPQDRRIWRVYLTPAGEKLKEVLPPLIWELRDHTYGCFTPEERDTFSQLVDRLIAHLSQLSDEAAL from the coding sequence ATGGTGAAATCGGAGAAACAGGCTTTCCTGGAGCGGTGGCACGATATCCTTGCTCCCAATTCTTTGGGATATCGCATTCGGCTTTTGTCTCAATTGGTACGGCGGCAGTTTCAGTCCCATCTAGAGCCTTTTGGCTTGACCCCCTCCCATTGGGTGGTGTTGTGCTGTCTTTGGGAAGAAGACGGGATCCCCACCTCCACCATTTGTGAGCGCCTACAGCAGTTGGGGGGCACCATGACCGGTGTGTTGGATGGCATGGAAAAACGGGATCTGATTCGGCGGCAACGGGATCCCCAGGATCGCCGCATCTGGCGGGTTTATCTGACCCCAGCTGGGGAAAAGCTGAAGGAGGTTTTGCCCCCCCTAATTTGGGAACTGCGGGATCATACTTATGGATGTTTCACCCCAGAAGAACGGGACACCTTCTCGCAGTTGGTGGATCGGCTGATCGCTCATCTCTCGCAGCTCTCGGATGAGGCGGCCTTATAG
- a CDS encoding M15 family metallopeptidase yields MTDDFEPQSVCTLMIGTLATVDLVELTQLDPSLKLDIRYARCDNFLGYPVYTQARAFLQRPVAEAVVRVHRALAIEGLGLQIFDGYRPWSVTRTFWQAVAPSQRAFVADPARGSRHNRGCAVDLTLFDRTTGQALEMPSDFDEMTERAHIAYPGGSEEARRNRDRLQSAMAQEGFTVYAREWWHYDHPLWTRYPILDLSFEQLALDQDLPPAEPVEPCG; encoded by the coding sequence ATGACCGATGATTTTGAACCGCAGTCTGTTTGCACTCTAATGATTGGCACTCTGGCAACGGTGGATTTGGTGGAGTTAACCCAGCTGGATCCCAGTTTGAAGTTGGATATCCGCTATGCCCGCTGCGATAACTTTTTGGGTTATCCGGTGTATACCCAAGCGCGGGCTTTTTTACAACGTCCGGTTGCGGAGGCGGTGGTGCGGGTTCATCGGGCCTTGGCTATAGAAGGGTTGGGGTTACAGATCTTTGATGGCTATCGCCCCTGGTCGGTGACACGTACCTTTTGGCAGGCGGTCGCCCCTTCTCAACGGGCTTTCGTCGCTGATCCGGCGCGGGGATCCCGCCATAACCGGGGTTGTGCCGTGGATTTGACTTTGTTTGATCGCACCACCGGCCAAGCACTGGAGATGCCGAGCGACTTTGACGAAATGACGGAGCGCGCCCATATCGCCTACCCAGGCGGGTCAGAAGAGGCCCGTCGCAATCGGGATCGACTGCAATCAGCCATGGCTCAGGAGGGATTCACCGTTTATGCGCGGGAGTGGTGGCATTATGATCATCCCCTCTGGACTCGCTACCCAATTCTGGATTTGAGTTTTGAGCAGTTGGCGCTGGATCAAGATTTGCCTCCTGCGGAGCCTGTCGAGCCATGCGGGTGA